In one Sporomusa sphaeroides DSM 2875 genomic region, the following are encoded:
- a CDS encoding LysM peptidoglycan-binding domain-containing protein, with protein sequence MKRIVIAGLIALAVASCGNAGPKGHLVTETYTVKSGDTLDAISLRYMAKSAVRRDVREFREGIIQENWDAVFKDRQPYGLIHPGDRLTINYWKE encoded by the coding sequence GTGAAACGGATTGTAATTGCTGGCCTAATCGCCCTAGCTGTGGCCAGTTGCGGTAATGCAGGGCCGAAGGGCCACCTGGTGACAGAAACCTATACGGTAAAATCCGGTGACACTCTGGACGCAATATCCTTGCGTTATATGGCCAAATCAGCCGTCAGGCGCGACGTTCGTGAGTTCCGTGAGGGAATCATCCAGGAGAACTGGGACGCCGTGTTTAAGGACAGGCAGCCGTATGGGCTGATTCATCCGGGGGACCGGTTAACCATAAATTACTGGAAGGAGTGA